The genome window GGAATGGGTCAAAGGGAATCATAGAGGCCTTGTAATTAAGATATGGTGGTGGTCCTTTTGTTCGCTCTAGAGAAATAAAGACAAGTAGCATTACTGTGGCCACACAAAGACATGCTTAACTTGTTTCTTATTCTTCTGTGTAGCATGCATAGTTAACCTCTTGGGAAGGAATACACACAATTTCATGTTCCATGCGTTGTTCTACTAGTCTTTTCGGTGCATGTGTGCATCATGCACACAAGAATATTTGCATTAatctggaaatatatatatatatatatatatgttatcctCTCATGACCAGCATCCGATGTGAGATTACTTGGAATATTGCAATGGCTTTCTAAATGCTGCTCTTTTACCGAGTCAAAAAGGAACGAATGAGAGAAGCCTACATGTTCTGGTGACTGAGAAATATGAGCTAGTGGATGGGAAATTGAGTAGCTCGTCCGTGATAGCAAGCAATTtccctttttcttccttttttaggTTCAAAGAGAGATGCTGCAAGCGTTCAAGCTTGTCCTCTTTGGATCTCAACATCAGCCACCTGAAACAAAACAGGGTTTGTGACCGTCAAGATTGGGACAAGCCATGGTGGTGATGCTGCAAGTCTCTTAGAACCCTGGACTGCACGCCGTTCGCCAATATGCCTAGAAAAAGTAGGATCACACAAAAAGCTCATGCACGTAATGGATTCTGGCCAATAACTCTTTTGTTAGGACAATTGTGAGtgagaaatatttatttatttatttatgaattaTGCTGCTGCTATCAGAACACATTCTGATAGGAAGCTGGATCACGGGGGTAATGAGTGGTTTGGTTGATTGGTTCCTGGAGGAAGGATGCCGTAAgaacgcgctctctctctctctctctctctctggatctTTACACTTTTCCCTTTACACCAGAAAAAGTgcagagaggagaaaaaaaatcTGGAGCTAGCTGACTTCAAGGATGGCATTCAGATGAGGTAAGGTCTGAGCATTTACTTACCCGAGAAGCTTGATTCACGTGCCTTTCCTATGAAAAGGATCCCTTGGAAGTTACATAAAGCACCTCAGCCGCAATCCCAGCCTGCGGAGGGCTCGCATTGCTTTGGCACTGTGATCATAactctgctgctgttgctgctgctagcAAGTGTGGGTTGCAAGAAAAGTCTCTGCCACTGACTCTCACTCTCCTACAACCTAATCATAGATTTCACCGTTGTAGATGGTTGTTGGTTAGTACAAAGAGTCTGCTTGATGATCTCTCATAGTCCCCTTCCTTGTCTTGTTGGTGGGTTACACTTGTACAGTGTATCAACACCAGCTCATGTACTTGAGAGTTGGGATAACTTGTTGCACGACAGCGACTAGACAAGCATCCATTTGAGCTCATGATTGTTCTAATACCGTCGGAAGCTTTGATTGGATCCAGAGTTGCAGACTTCTTGGCTGAACTCCTCCGAGGCCCAATTAACCTAAACCATATGCTGCTCGTCCTGGGTCTCTGTAATGGGCAAAGTTTAATTGCCAATGCTTTCTTGATTTGACGTCAACAGGGACTCGTCATCCTGACCGTGCAAGCCAAGTCCGCGGCCCTCAAGCCGCCTGCCTGCGACATCTCGGACGCTTTGCAGACTCCATGCCAAGAGGTCACCGGCGGGAAGGCTGCAATGCTCTTCGCCGGCCTGTACCTCACGGCCTTGGGCGTCGGCGGGATCAAAGGATCCCTCCCTGCCCATGGCGCAGAGCAGTTCGACGAGAGCACCATCCAGGGACGCAAGGCACGATCCACCTTCTTCAACTACTTCGTGTTCTGCCTCTCCTGCGGCGGCCTGATCGCGGTGACCTTCGTCGTATGGGTGGAAGACAACAAGGGATGGCAGTGGGGGTTTGGGATCTCCACCGTCACGATACTGCTCTCCATCCCGGTGTTCCTTGCAGGCTCCAGAACTTACAGAAACAAGATACCGACGGGGAGTCCTCTGACAACCATAACCAAGGTGCTGCGAGTTATCAGGATTGGACAAACCACAAGCGGGTTGGGCCTTCTCCTAACTCGTTTCCGTTTTAACAGGTTCTGCTTGCTGCACTCTTGAACCGTAGCTGTCATCAGAACCCGAGGAATGCCGTGATCGACATGGTGCCAAGCCCTGTGAAGACACTCGAGATGGAGGGGAAGGAAAGAGAGAGCAGCAAGGAAGACATGATACGTACCGAAGGCCTCGATAAAGAACTGAAGTGCCTTAACAGAGCAGCGGAGGGGAAGCCCATACACAGAGCACTCGCGTGCACCGTAGTAGAAGTCGAAGATGTGAAGATAGTCCTCAAAGTCCTGCCCATATTCTTGTCTACCATAATGCTAAGCTGCTGTTTGGCCCAGCTCTCGACGTTCTCGATCCAGCAAGCAGCCACGATGGACACCCGGGTCAGCGGGCTCACCGTACCGCCGGCGTCGCTCCCCGTCTTCCCCGTCGTCTTCATCATGCTCCTGGCACCGATATACGACCACGTCATCGTTCCCTTCGCACGCAAGGTCACCAACACCGAAATGGGCATATCTCACCTGCAAAGAATAGGCTTCGGCCTGGTGCTGTCGGTCGTCGCGATGGCCGTGGCGGCGCTGGTCGAAGTGAAGCGGAAGCGGGTGGCGAGGGATGCCGGCCTGCTCGACTCCGCCGAGCACCTGCCGATCACGTTCTTCTGGGTGGCCTTCCAGTACCTGTTCCTCGGCTCcgcggatctgttcacgctggcCGGCCTGCTCGAGTTCTTCTTCAGCGAGGCGCCGGCGGGGATGAGGTCGCTGGCGACATCGCTGTCGTGGGCGTCGCTGGCGATGGGATACTACCTCAGCTCGGTGCTGGTCTCCATCGTGAACAAAGTGACGGGCAGAGGCCGCCACCAGGCATGGCTGTCCGGCAGCAACTTGAATCACTACCACCTCGAGCAGTTCTACTGGCTCATGTGTGTCCTCAGTGCCTTGAACTTTCTTCACTTCTTGTTCTGGGCTACGAGGTACAGGTACAGATCAAATGGCCATAAAAGCTAGTGGAAGCGTGAGCGTGCATGGAATGGCATCGATGGAGGAGCGATGGTGGTGGTAATCTCCACCATGAAGTGGTCCAACTCATTCATAACACGAATGAATGGATCCATTTGCCGAAAATTGTATTCCACAAGATAATACCAGTAAGATGTAAATGAGGATCACCGGTGCCTGCAACTTTCCAGTCCGAAAGCCAACCTCAAGATTCTTGTTTATCCTAAAGCTTACATGTTTTCGCATTCTGCATCACCAGCTATTTGGATTTGACTGGGTCTTGACTCGAGGCTACCTCGATCACATTGATTGAAATCGAAGTCTAGAGGTAGACGAACATAAGCTCGGAAACGTGGCCCAAAACCTAGACAGGGTCAAAAGCTCGAGCTAGGTTTTGGGCCACATCTTCCAAACTACGTGCTGTGAATTCTGTCATCTTCGTGCGTGAATTGGTTGCTTTGGATTGCCTTATCCTCCATGTCCGATTCTTTGATGATGCTGATACGCTGTAGCAGGCGCAAGGAAGACATCAAAGCTTTGGAATTTATTCCCAAGAAACGGTGAAGATGACTACCATCAGCTGTGGATGAAGAGAGTTGTGGAGGTTCGTTCTACCATGTTTCTGGATGTTGGTGAATTGCTTGCTTTTTTCCCTTGGTCTAAGCTATGACATCCATGTATCTATCATCTTTGGCTACACTATACGTGTAAGTCTTTTCATCCACTAAACCACCAGTAGTTCTAATTATTTAGTTGAAATTATAATTAAATTGAAACTTCTTGATGGATTAGAATTAGGATTTAGATTAGGTATTCATGTAGCAAAAAATCCTCAATTTGTTCctataaataattttatgtgaACAATAGGTTTTGGGCTCAGATTTAAGGTAACTAAAGGAGTTATttcttatataatatataattttattttatcgtGGACTTACGTAGAAATTTCTCGAACCATCTTATACCTTACATTaagtttctaatatatatatatatatatatatatatatatatatatatatatatatatatatatatatatatagcactcCCCCAACATTATTCATCCTCATCCCTCCATTCTTCCTTAGCTATCAAGGAACCAATTCAAAGTCAACAAGGCACCATCTTAATTATGATCGTTTCATACTTCCAAGATTTCCTAGCATTCATTCATGCTCCTAAGGCACGAGATCTAGAAACTTGAGATGAGCGGAGGAAGTCGGACGGCGTCGTATGAGAGTGACCGATCTGACGTCTTCATAACTCGGAAGATTCATGAACTTGCATTCCATGGATGAGGCTCAGCCATCAGTACGATCAAAAACCTGCAGCTCGTACAAACAGGTTTTTTTGTGGCTTCGATATATTAAGCTGACGATCAATTTGATGGGACAAAAAGTGTGAACCGACTTCGAGACCGATCCAAGTCTATATTAATCCGATGTCGAAAGCAAACTAGAAGAAGACGCCGCTGGAGTTGTCGTGTCGAATCCATGGCGTTCGAGAATGTAATAGAAAGGTCATCACCCTCGTCATAACGATAGCCCCATACGCCACACCAGACACTATATATTATCACCATCCTCCTCCGGAACCAATCCCCCCCTTGCCATGGACGACAGGCGACCATCGCCACCTCCACCACCGGTAGCTCAAGACCGGAACGCTCGCTGCAACTGGCTCTTCGATCCAATGGCCGTTATTCTATACCTTGTCATCAGCGTCATCATATCCGTCTACAGGTTTGGTGGCGATCCATCAATGCTCGTCTTCGTACTGTTCTCCTGTTCGGACCTGCTGTTCCTCTTCCTTTGTCTCAGGACGTTCGAGCGGCTCGCTCCGGGAAGCCCCCCGGCCGAGAAGGCAAGGTTGAAGATGGCTGTTTGGCTGCTGTCGGCCGCGCTCGTACTGGCTTTCAGCTGCAGAACGTCCTCGGTGATGCCACGGGCTTTGGCGGCTTTAGTTTGGCTCGTGGCGGGGTCTGTCTTGGTGGGGGGATTCTATGGACTCTTCCTGTACAAGGAGCAGCACGATGAGAGGGAACGATGacgctcttcttctcctccttcctattctctcctcttcttcctcaccgaCCTAAGCTCGAGCCCCGCCGCCTTTGCTCCACCATCTTATCAGTGAAGGATATTTTTTGGTTTGTTAGAGTGTCGAGGATGACCTTTAGGATAACTCAAAGTCATTGTCACTGATCTTGTAGTGAAATAGTTAAATCGTATGTGGATTAATAGATATGATTTTGATTGTTGATATctttaatttttgaaatataataaattaatctAATTTAAGTTTGAAGTATAAAAATAAGTTAATCGAATCTGAGTTAAAGTTACTAAGAATTCAAACTGAAATTAAATTGAGAGATAAAACTCTTTCTCGATACATTAAGATAGAGAGTGAGTGCCTTTGGTTATATGTAAGAATTCTTTCGTACCAATTTATGtttttaaatcattataatatgGAAACGAAATAACGTATCTCCTgtcattgttgtcaagaatttttgTAGCAACTTCTTCTTGGTActtctcgactcagaactctcgctttaaatGATATAGGAAATCCTTTTGACTTCAAAGAGATATTGAGtctagggaccaaaatcctcgtttatatagatgttcttccatcaagaatatttattatcatcaacTCAGAACgtttaagaattaattcaaatttgtaatgttcgaataataataatttttttaatgatattaaatatttaatttaataataacgattttatttataatgaataaaaaaaactGAAATtacttaaaccataataaatgaagaaattcatgataataaattatgaatctcaACGAGAacgattacattattattaaataaaatatttaataagaaCAAAATATTTAATAAGAACAGATGCCATGGATCCTTCCATACATGAGATACAGTTTAACATAGGAAAGATAGGAGAgagaaaatatatgtatatatattattgataacTAAAACtcgaaaatatttttcgaatatGAATTGAAATTTCTATTAAGGTGGTGATTGACATgattgatttagcataattaattaTATCATTTATGCTCAGATATGGAGTTGAGAAACGATGATTTTATCTTTATCTGAAGTAATATAAACTGATGGAACTTTACAAATATATTATCTGAGATCTGAGATCGATCATGTGAACATGAATAACTTGCATGCAAAGTTTCAAATGATTTTTATGGAGCAAATTATATCCAAAAAATCATATCTATATATTATTGATATAGCACTCTCAAAATTCACCATATTCAAAATAAtatctatatattatttatagagtaCGTTATATTCAAAAACTATATCTATGTATTGATAGAGCTCAACCAAAATTCACCACGTTGCAACAATTTATTTATCG of Musa acuminata AAA Group cultivar baxijiao chromosome BXJ1-7, Cavendish_Baxijiao_AAA, whole genome shotgun sequence contains these proteins:
- the LOC135678504 gene encoding protein NRT1/ PTR FAMILY 4.6-like, with translation MEEGREAERWVGYVDWRSRPALRSKHGGMLAASFVLVVEIMENMAFLANASNLVTYLAEFMHFSPSRSATTVTNFMGTAFLLALLGGFLSDAFFTTYHIYLISALLEFLGLVILTVQAKSAALKPPACDISDALQTPCQEVTGGKAAMLFAGLYLTALGVGGIKGSLPAHGAEQFDESTIQGRKARSTFFNYFVFCLSCGGLIAVTFVVWVEDNKGWQWGFGISTVTILLSIPVFLAGSRTYRNKIPTGSPLTTITKVLLAALLNRSCHQNPRNAVIDMVPSPVKTLEMEGKERESSKEDMIRTEGLDKELKCLNRAAEGKPIHRALACTVVEVEDVKIVLKVLPIFLSTIMLSCCLAQLSTFSIQQAATMDTRVSGLTVPPASLPVFPVVFIMLLAPIYDHVIVPFARKVTNTEMGISHLQRIGFGLVLSVVAMAVAALVEVKRKRVARDAGLLDSAEHLPITFFWVAFQYLFLGSADLFTLAGLLEFFFSEAPAGMRSLATSLSWASLAMGYYLSSVLVSIVNKVTGRGRHQAWLSGSNLNHYHLEQFYWLMCVLSALNFLHFLFWATRYRYRSNGHKS